The Aspergillus chevalieri M1 DNA, chromosome 5, nearly complete sequence genome includes a region encoding these proteins:
- a CDS encoding ribosome biosynthesis protein MAK16 (BUSCO:EOG09264L3W;~COG:A;~EggNog:ENOG410PH0P;~InterPro:IPR006958,IPR029004;~PFAM:PF04874,PF01778), translating to MSSDEIVWQVINQQFCSYKLKTTKEQNFCRNEYNVSGLCNRQSCPLANSRYATVRSDPETGAMYLYMKTVERAHMPSKWWERIRLSSNYAKALEQLDERLIYWPKFLVHKCKQRLTRLTQVAIRMRKLEKEDGMIEETVVPKLAPKIRRREETRERKAESAAKVERAIERELIERLRSGAYGDKPLNVEEGIWKKVLRGLERSGEGERDEDLDDGERIEDEEEEEEGVGEVEYVSDVDEDLEDMEDWLGNESAGSSDYDSEEDDDDSDDESGSDESSEEEKKPLPGKRKRPAPRAQPRKKGPKIEIEYETEGAGKENVMA from the exons ATGTCGTCGGACGAAATTGTCTGGCAGGTTATTAACCAGCAATTCTGTTCTTACAAGCTTAA aacaacaaaagAACAAAACTTCTGCCGAAATGAATACAACGTTAGCGGCCTGTGCAACCGCCAATCCTGCCCCCTCGCCAACTCCCGCTACGCAACCGTGCGCTCCGACCCCGAAACAGGCGCCATGTATCTTTACATGAAGACCGTCGAACGCGCCCACATGCCAAGCAAATGGTGGGAGCGCATCCGGCTCTCCTCCAACTACGCGAAAGCGCTCGAGCAGCTTGACGAGCGCCTCATTTACTGGCCCAAGTTCTTGGTGCATAAGTgcaagcagcgcttgacgaGGCTGACGCAGGTTGCTATTCGCATGAGGAAGcttgagaaggaggatggGATGATTGAGGAGACTGTGGTGCCGAAGTTGGCGCCAAAAATTAGAAGGCGCGAGGAgacgagggagaggaaggcgGAGAGTGCGGCGAAGGTGGAGAGGGCGATTGAGAGGGAGTTGATTGAGAGATTGAGGAGTGGGGCGTATGGGGATAAGCCGTTGAATGTGGAGGAGGGGATTTGGAAGAAGGTGCTTAGGGGCTTGGAGAGGTCTGGTGAGGGTGAGAGGGATGAGGATTTGGATGACGGGGAGAGgattgaggatgaggaagaggaagaggagggcgTTGGGGAGGTGGAGTATGTTAGCGATGTGGATGAGGATCTGGAGGATATGGAGGATTGGTTGGGCAATGAGTCCGCCGGTTCGAGTGACTACGATAGTGaggaggacgatgatgacagtGACGATGAGTCTGGCAGCGACGAGTCCagcgaggaggagaagaagccttTGCCTGGCAAGAGGAAGCGTCCTGCTCCTCGCGCGCAGCCCCGGAAGAAGGGACCAAAGATCGAGATCGAGTACGAAACCGAGGGAGCCGGCAAGGAGAATGTGATGGCTTAG